A window of Natrinema salifodinae contains these coding sequences:
- the uvrB gene encoding excinuclease ABC subunit UvrB codes for MSSDSRGPLQPDRPDVDRPFEVDAPFEPAGDQPDAIEGLADGFRSGMDKQTLLGVTGSGKTNTVSWTIEEIQKPTLVIAHNKTLAAQLYEEFRTLFPDNAVEYFVSYYDYYQPEAYVEQTDTYIDKDASINDEIDRLRHSATRSLLTREDVIVVASVSAIYGLGDPRNYVDMSLRLEVGQEIGRDELLAQLVDLNYERNDVDFTQGTFRVRGDTIEIYPMYGRYAVRVELWGDEIDRMVKVDPLEGETKGDQQAVLVHPAEHYSIPETKLERAMDEIREDLDKRISYFERQGDMIAAQRIDERTTFDLEMMQETGYCSGIENYSVYLSDRESGDAPYTLLDYFPDDFLTVVDESHVTLPQIRGQYAGDKSRKDSLVENGFRLPTAYDNRPLTFEEFEEKTDQTLYVSATPGDYEDEHSDRVVEQIVRPTHLVDPKVEVSPASGQVDDLMDRIDERIERDERTLVTTLTKRMAEDLTEYLEEAGVDVAYMHDETDTLERHEIIRSLRLGEIDVLVGINLLREGLDIPEVSLVAILDADQEGFLRSETTLVQTMGRAARNVNGEVVLYADEPSNAMESAIEETQRRREIQREYNEEHGFEPTTIEKEIGETNLPGSKTDTSEVSGKSLEDEDEAARYVDELEQQMQEAASNLEFELAADIRDRIREVREEFDLEGGDEDEGIAPPTEEF; via the coding sequence ATGAGTTCCGATTCTCGCGGTCCGCTTCAGCCGGATCGTCCCGACGTCGACCGTCCGTTCGAGGTCGACGCGCCCTTCGAACCCGCCGGCGACCAGCCCGACGCGATCGAGGGGTTGGCCGACGGGTTCCGGTCGGGCATGGACAAACAGACCCTGCTCGGGGTGACCGGCTCGGGCAAGACGAACACCGTCTCGTGGACGATCGAGGAGATCCAGAAGCCGACCTTGGTCATCGCCCACAACAAGACGCTGGCGGCCCAACTCTACGAGGAGTTCCGGACCCTGTTCCCGGACAACGCCGTCGAGTACTTCGTCTCCTACTACGACTACTACCAGCCCGAGGCCTACGTCGAGCAGACCGACACCTACATCGACAAGGACGCCTCGATCAACGACGAGATCGACCGGCTTCGCCACAGCGCGACCCGCTCGCTCCTTACACGCGAGGACGTCATCGTCGTCGCCTCCGTCTCCGCCATCTACGGCCTCGGTGATCCGCGCAACTACGTCGACATGTCCCTGCGCCTCGAGGTCGGCCAGGAGATCGGCCGCGACGAACTGCTCGCCCAGCTCGTCGATCTGAACTACGAGCGCAACGACGTCGACTTCACGCAGGGGACCTTCCGCGTGCGCGGCGATACCATCGAGATCTACCCGATGTACGGCCGGTACGCGGTCCGCGTGGAACTCTGGGGCGACGAGATCGACCGCATGGTCAAGGTCGATCCCCTCGAGGGCGAGACCAAAGGCGACCAGCAGGCCGTGCTCGTCCACCCGGCGGAGCACTACTCGATCCCCGAGACGAAACTCGAGCGCGCGATGGACGAGATCCGCGAGGATCTCGACAAGCGCATCTCCTATTTCGAGCGCCAGGGCGACATGATCGCCGCCCAGCGCATCGATGAGCGCACTACCTTCGACCTCGAGATGATGCAGGAGACCGGCTACTGTTCCGGCATCGAGAACTACTCGGTCTACCTCTCCGATCGCGAGTCCGGCGACGCGCCGTACACCCTGCTCGACTACTTCCCCGACGACTTCCTCACCGTGGTCGACGAGTCCCACGTCACCCTCCCGCAGATCCGCGGACAGTACGCCGGCGACAAGTCCCGGAAGGACTCGCTGGTCGAGAACGGCTTTCGCCTCCCCACGGCCTACGACAACCGCCCGCTGACCTTCGAGGAGTTCGAGGAGAAGACCGACCAGACGCTGTACGTGAGCGCGACGCCTGGCGACTACGAAGACGAGCACAGCGACCGGGTCGTCGAACAGATCGTTCGGCCGACCCACCTGGTCGACCCGAAGGTCGAGGTCTCGCCGGCGAGCGGCCAGGTCGACGACCTGATGGACCGCATCGACGAGCGCATCGAGCGCGACGAGCGAACGCTGGTCACGACGCTCACGAAGCGGATGGCCGAGGATCTCACGGAGTACCTCGAAGAAGCAGGCGTCGACGTCGCCTATATGCACGACGAGACGGACACCTTAGAGCGCCACGAGATCATCCGCTCGCTGCGGTTGGGCGAAATCGACGTGCTCGTCGGGATCAACCTCCTGCGGGAGGGCCTGGACATCCCCGAGGTGAGCCTGGTCGCCATTCTGGACGCCGACCAGGAGGGCTTCCTCCGGTCGGAGACGACGCTCGTCCAGACGATGGGCCGGGCGGCCCGGAACGTCAACGGCGAGGTCGTCCTCTACGCCGACGAGCCCTCGAACGCGATGGAGTCGGCGATCGAGGAGACCCAGCGCCGCCGCGAGATCCAGCGGGAGTACAACGAGGAGCACGGCTTCGAGCCGACGACGATCGAGAAGGAGATCGGCGAGACGAACCTGCCCGGCAGCAAGACAGACACCAGCGAGGTCTCGGGCAAGTCGCTCGAGGACGAGGATGAGGCCGCCCGCTACGTCGACGAACTCGAGCAGCAGATGCAGGAGGCCGCGAGCAACCTCGAGTTCGAACTCGCCGCCGACATCCGCGACCGGATTCGCGAGGTCCGAGAAGAGTTCGACCTCGAGGGCGGCGACGAGGACGAG